From the Myripristis murdjan chromosome 14, fMyrMur1.1, whole genome shotgun sequence genome, one window contains:
- the LOC115372031 gene encoding cornifelin homolog B-like, giving the protein MSSKLVIKQPEPVLEARDSDEWGSGICDCCDDVPECCFAFWCCPCFACKISKEYGQCLCLPLLDIFGCIPPVTMTMRVSMRERYGIKGTMLRDCVCATCCTPCTWCQMSREMKRRNIQILLVSAKNT; this is encoded by the exons ATGTCTTCCAAGCTGGTCATCAAGCAGCCTGAGCCGGTGCTGGAGGCCAGAGACTCTGACGAATGGGGATCAGGAATATGTGACTGCTGTGATGATGTGCCTGAAT GCTGTTTTGCATTCTGGTGCTGTCCCTGCTTTGCCTGTAAAATCTCCAAGGAGTACGGCCAGTGTCTCTGCCTCCCCCTGCTGGACATTTTTGGTTGTATCCCACCCGTCACCATGACAATGAGGGTCTCCATGCGTGAACGCTATGGCATCAAG GGCACCATGTtgagggactgtgtgtgtgccacctgCTGCACACCATGCACATGGTGTCAGATGTCcagagagatgaaaagaagaAACATCCAGATCCTTCTGGTCAGCGCCAAGAACACATAA
- the LOC115372039 gene encoding histone H4, protein MSGRGKGGKGLGKGGAKRHRKVLRDNIQGITKPAIRRLARRGGVKRISGLIYEETRGVLKVFLENVIRDAVTYTEHAKRKTVTAMDVVYALKRQGRTLYGFGG, encoded by the coding sequence atgtctggcCGCGGAAAGGGAGGAAAGGGGCTCGGGAAAGGAGGCGCCAAGCGTCACCGCAAAGTTCTCCGTGATAACATCCAGGGCATCACCAAGCCCGCCATCCGCCGCCTGGCTCGCCGTGGCGGCGTCAAGCGTATCTCCGGTCTCATCTACGAGGAGACCCGCGGGGTGCTCAAGGTTTTCCTGGAGAACGTCATCCGCGACGCCGTCACCTACACCGAGCACGCCAAGAGGAAGACCGTCACTGCCATGGACGTGGTGTACGCGCTCAAGAGGCAGGGCCGCACTCTCTACGGCTTCGGAGGCTAA
- the LOC115372029 gene encoding histone H2A-like, giving the protein MSGRGKTGGKARAKAKSRSSRAGLQFPVGRVHRLLRKGNYAERVGAGAPVYLAAVLEYLTAEILELAGNAARDNKKTRIIPRHLQLAVRNDEELNKLLGGVTIAQGGVLPNIQAVLLPKKTDKPAKAK; this is encoded by the coding sequence ATGTCTGGAAGAGGCAAAACCGGCGGCAAAGCTCGCGCTAAGGCAAAGTCTCGCTCTTCTCGTGCGGGGCTTCAGTTTCCGGTGGGTCGTGTACACAGGCTGCTGCGCAAAGGCAACTATGCAGAGCGTGTGGGTGCCGGTGCCCCAGTGTACTTGGCGGCCGTGCTGGAGTATCTGACGGCTGAGATCCTGGAGTTGGCCGGGAACGCCGCTCGCGACAACAAGAAGACCCGCATCATCCCTCGTCATTTGCAGTTGGCCGTCCGCAACGACGAGGAGCTCAACAAGCTGCTGGGCGGAGTCACCATCGCTCAGGGCGGCGTGCTGCCCAACATCCAGGCCGTGCTGCTGCCCAAGAAGACCGACAAGCCGGCCAAGGCCAAGTAG